The Sporosarcina ureae genomic sequence TGGCCGTAACACGTGTGAAAGAAGATCGGGAGACTCCATTCAAATTAGTATTCGATCCTTCTCATCCAGATGCGAATGAAGAAGGTTATGTGGAAATGCCAAATATCGACCCTTTGCGCGAAATGATTGATTTAATGTCTGCAACGAGATCATATGAAGCGAATGTAACAGCGTTGAATGCAAATAAATCAATGCTAATGAAAGCACTGGAGATCGGAAAATAATAGACTAGTATTATATTAGGAGTGAACTAGATGGCGATACAATCAATTACAGGTGCTATGCCTGCGATGTCAATCCAGCAACCGGAAGTGAAAGCACAAAAAACACCTTTCGAAGCTCAACAGAATTTCTCTGCAATGTTAAACGACGCGATTCACCAAGTAAACCAAACACAACAAGTCTCAGATGCTATGACGACAAAACTTGTTAAAGGTGAAGATGTTGACTTACATAATGTGATGATCTCGGCACAAAAAGCCAGTATTGCCTTAAATGCAACAATGGAAATGCGTAATAAAGTGGTAGAAGCATAC encodes the following:
- the fliE gene encoding flagellar hook-basal body complex protein FliE, which translates into the protein MAIQSITGAMPAMSIQQPEVKAQKTPFEAQQNFSAMLNDAIHQVNQTQQVSDAMTTKLVKGEDVDLHNVMISAQKASIALNATMEMRNKVVEAYQEIIRMPV